One Bosea sp. 124 genomic window, GTCAGCGGCACCGACCATTACGAGCGCTTCCTGCGCGAGATGCTCTACCGCATCCCCGGCATCCGCCAGACCCGCACGACCTTCGGCCTCAGGACGCTGAAACGGGCGATCTCGATCGACCCGCTGAAGATGCCGAAGCCTTGAGGGTTTTGTCGCAGTGACGAAGCGCGCCGTCGTCCCGGGCGTAGCGTAGCGAAGACCCGGGACCCATTCCGGAACCTCTATCGGAAAGCCTCCGGCATGGCTCCCGTATCAGCGCCGCTGACGCGGCTTGTCCGGGACGACCGGTCCCTTTGATTGCTCAGTCGAGCAACGCGGCCTCGCCAGCCAGCACAAAACCATCGTCCTGCGCCGCCATCGCGACAGCCGCCTCGAGCTCCGGCCCGGCCGAGGCGTGGATGATGAAGAGCGCCTCGCCTGCCGTCACGTCGTCGCCAACGCGGCGCAGCAGGTCGATGCCGGCGCCCTTGTCGAAGGGCGCCCCGGCGCGTCGCGCGATACCGGCGATGCACCAGCCGTCGATCTCGCCGATGCGGCCGGGCCGAAGCGCCTTCACCGTATGGGTCAGAGCGGCCGGCTTCGGCACGATCTCCCGCCGCCCCTGCGCGGCGACGATTGCGTCCAACGCCATGCGCGCCGCGCCCGAATCCAGGAGTTCGGCAGCGCGCGCCCGGCCGCGTTCTGGCGTCGCGACGGCGGGGTCCCAGGACAGGATGCGCCCGGCAAAGGCAAGCGCCTTCTCACGCAGGTCGGCGGGGGCCTCAGGCTGGCCTTCCAGCACCCAGAGCACGTCGCGGACCTCGAGCGCCGGGCCGATGCCGCGCCCGATCGGACCGGCGCCGCAGGTCGCGACGGCCTCGACATGCAGGCCGACCGAGCTCCCGACCGTCTCGAACAGGCGGCCCAACTCTTCGGCTTCGGCCTGGCTGCGCAGCTTCGCCCGCCGGCCGTAGGGCAGATCGACGGCGACATGGGTCGAGCCCGCCGTCAGCTTCTTCGAGATGATCGAAGCCACCGACCAGCGATTGGAATCGATGCCCAGCGGGCGCGTGATCGCGTTCATCACATCGTCCACGGCGGAGTGGTTGAGACGCCCGTTCCAGGCGATGCAAGCGCGGGCCTCTGCAACCGTGCGGCGGACATCGTCGACCGTGAGATCGACCTTCGCCAGAACCTCCATCGCATCGGCAGTGCCGGCGGCCGAGGTGATCGCACGCGACGAGGTCTTGGGCATGGCGAGGCCATGGGCCGCGACGATCGGCGCCACGATCAGCGTGATCCGGCTGCCGGGAATGCCGCCCATCGAATGCTTGTCGACGACGATCGGCTCGTTCCAGCGCAGGGGCGTCGAGAAGGAAGCGCGGACGCTGGCCAACGCGCCAACCTCGGCATCGCTCAGCGAACGCGTGGCGGCAACGAGAAACGCCGAGATTTCGCCTTCGGGGTAGCGCCCCTCGACGATGTCGCGCAGCAGCATGGCGTATTCGGACGCGCCGAGCTCATGGCCTTGAATCTTGGCGCGAAGCGCATCGCGGCTGTGCTGCGGCGGGGTGCGCGTCAGCGTGATCTCGCTGTTTTCCGGCAGGCCGAGTTGCGCGAAGGCCTCGCGCGACAGGCCGATCTCGTCCGGCGCCAGCAGCCAGCCCGGCTCGACGACATTGACGCGGGCGCGGATGCTGCGGCGCTGCCCGCTCGCATCGGCCTGTCCGGCCACGTCGACCTTGCCCGGCCCGTCGAAGTCCTCGACGCCGAGCATGCTGTCGCGCGGCAGATAGGCGATGTTGTCGCGCCAGGCGTCGATCGACACGGGCTTCAGCGCGAGCCGGCGCGTGGCGGCGTCGATCGCAGCGAGGAAATGCTCGATGCCCTCCTCGATCGCGCCGTTGTTCTCGACGACCAGCGTCTCGATCCCGGCCGGCAGTTGCGGCGGCCGGCGCGCCAACCTTGCCGCGATGTCGTCCGCCGTCTCGCGACCGCGCGAGGCCAGCCGGGCGGCAAGGATTTCGGGCGAGGCGGTCACGTTGATGATGATCAGGCGCGGGACCGCGCCGGCCAGCGTCTCCAGCACGCCGCGCGAGCCATTGGCGACGATGTGCCGGCCCGCCACCAGTTCATCGCGCAGCGAGGCCCGCAGGCCGTAATGCAGGCCATGGGCGTTCCAGGAGACGAGCAGCCCGCCGGAGGCGGCGAGCGCTGCGAAACCCTGATCGTCGATCGCCTCGTGATCCTCGCCACCGGCATCGGCCGGCCTGGTGATCAGGCGCCGGGCAAAGCCGAAGCGACCGCCATCGGCCAGCGCCTTGCGGGCGCCGTCCATCAGCGTGTCCTTGCCGGCGCCGCTCGGGCCGACGACGACGAAGAGGATGCCTGGCCGCATGGTTCCGGTGTTGCCTCAGGCCTCGTCGAGCCCGATGTCGACGGCGGGCGCCGACTGGGTGATCTTGCTGGTCGAGATATAGTCGACGCCGGTCTCGGCGATGGCGCGGATGGTCTCGTAGCGAATACCGCCCGAGGCCTCGACCTTGGCGCGGCCCGCGACATAGGCCACCGCCTCCTTCATCTCCGGCACCGGCATGTTGTCGAGCATGATGACGTCGGCGCCGGCCGCGACCGCATCGCGGACCTGCTCCATCCGGTCGCATTCGACCTCGATTTTGGTCAGCACCGGCAGCCTTTTGCGGGCGCGCTCGACTGCCTGGGCGATGCCGCCGCAGACCGCGATGTGGTTGTCCTTGATCATCACGCCGTTATCGAGGCCGAGGCGGTGGTTGAGGCCGCCACCGCAGGCGACCGCATGCTTCTCCAGCATGCGCAGGCCGGGCGTGGTCTTGCGGGTGTCGATCAGACGCGCCGAGGTGCCCTTGATAATGTCGACATAGCGCGCCGTCTCGGTCGCGATGCCGGACAGGCGCTGCACGATGTTCAGTGCCGTGCGCTCGGCGGTCAGAATGCCCTGCGCCGGCCCCTCGACCAGGATCAGGGTCGCGCCCTTCTCGACGCGGTCGCCATCGGCAGCCTCGACCTTGACCGACAGCGCCGGCTCGTAGCGCCGGAACACGGCGGCGGCGACATCGATCCCCGCCAGCACCATCGGCTCGCGGGCATTCATCCGGAAGCAGCCCGTCTCGGTCGGCTCGATCATGAGCTGGACGGTCAGGTCGCAGGAGCCGATGTCCTCCCTCAGCCAGAGGTCGATCAGCCGCTCGGTCGCGAAACGATCATACATGCTTCAGCCCCTGACACGCGCTCCCGCAGCCTTGGCGCGGGCTTCGCCAGGGAGAGCGAATAGCATGGACGGCCCGATTTGATTACCGTTTGTGTACCAACGATGCGGAGAGCGCTGCAGACTGTCAAGCAAGGAATAGATCAGGGGGCCGCCGTTTTCGGGCTGACAGTGCAACCATGCCTAAATCCGGGCCAAACCCATGGTTGCAGCGCTTATTTCGCAAGCAATTGCTGCACTGCAAGCGGTCAGATTGAGCGAAGACCAGCATTGACAAGCCATATGCATACCAACAAACTTCGCCTCGTGCTGCGCAGGGCTTTGCCTGACAAACAAGACATGCACGCGACGAAGCGGCTTGAAGCCGCCGGGGATAGACAGCTACGGCAGATCGTCGGGCGCAGGTTGCGACCGACGAAGTATGGGTTTGCGGCCCGTCATGCGGGCCATCTCTCGACACAGGCCTGGGAGGGCAATCATGAAGAGACTGGCTATCGCGTCCATCGTGGCGGCATCGCTCGGACTCTGCGCAGGCCTCAGCCTGGCGCAGACCGCTCCGACCAAGAAGATCACCCTGACCGGCGGCTCGGTCGGCGGCGCCTGGAGCGCCATCGGCAATGCGATCGGCGAGACGATCCGGCGTGAATCGCCCGGCGCCGCCTTCGGCTACGAGCCCGGCCGCGAGGCCGCCAATATCCAGCTCGTCTCGACCGGCAAGGTCGAACTCGGCATCGCCCATGCCCAGCTCATCAAGCGGGCGCAGGCGGGCGAAGATCCGTTCAAGGCGCCCGTCACCAACCTCAAGGCCATCGCGCTGATCGATCCGCAGGCCGCGGTGCAGATCCTCGTCCGCGAGGATTCCGGCATCGACAGCTTCGAGAGCATCCTGGCCGCCAAGAAGCCGGTGCGCATCGCGCTCAACCAGCGTGGCACGCTGATGGCGGTGACCGGCGAGGAGGTCTTCAAGGTCTATGGCATCACCGCCAAGGACATCGAGGGCTGGGGCGGGCGCATCCAACATGTCGACTACAATGCCGGCCTGGAGATGATGAAGAACGGCCAGGTCGACATCATCATCAACATGCTCGCCTTTCCCTCCGGCCAGATCAACAGC contains:
- a CDS encoding thymidine phosphorylase family protein codes for the protein MEHFLAAIDAATRRLALKPVSIDAWRDNIAYLPRDSMLGVEDFDGPGKVDVAGQADASGQRRSIRARVNVVEPGWLLAPDEIGLSREAFAQLGLPENSEITLTRTPPQHSRDALRAKIQGHELGASEYAMLLRDIVEGRYPEGEISAFLVAATRSLSDAEVGALASVRASFSTPLRWNEPIVVDKHSMGGIPGSRITLIVAPIVAAHGLAMPKTSSRAITSAAGTADAMEVLAKVDLTVDDVRRTVAEARACIAWNGRLNHSAVDDVMNAITRPLGIDSNRWSVASIISKKLTAGSTHVAVDLPYGRRAKLRSQAEAEELGRLFETVGSSVGLHVEAVATCGAGPIGRGIGPALEVRDVLWVLEGQPEAPADLREKALAFAGRILSWDPAVATPERGRARAAELLDSGAARMALDAIVAAQGRREIVPKPAALTHTVKALRPGRIGEIDGWCIAGIARRAGAPFDKGAGIDLLRRVGDDVTAGEALFIIHASAGPELEAAVAMAAQDDGFVLAGEAALLD
- the nadC gene encoding carboxylating nicotinate-nucleotide diphosphorylase, whose product is MYDRFATERLIDLWLREDIGSCDLTVQLMIEPTETGCFRMNAREPMVLAGIDVAAAVFRRYEPALSVKVEAADGDRVEKGATLILVEGPAQGILTAERTALNIVQRLSGIATETARYVDIIKGTSARLIDTRKTTPGLRMLEKHAVACGGGLNHRLGLDNGVMIKDNHIAVCGGIAQAVERARKRLPVLTKIEVECDRMEQVRDAVAAGADVIMLDNMPVPEMKEAVAYVAGRAKVEASGGIRYETIRAIAETGVDYISTSKITQSAPAVDIGLDEA
- a CDS encoding TAXI family TRAP transporter solute-binding subunit gives rise to the protein MKRLAIASIVAASLGLCAGLSLAQTAPTKKITLTGGSVGGAWSAIGNAIGETIRRESPGAAFGYEPGREAANIQLVSTGKVELGIAHAQLIKRAQAGEDPFKAPVTNLKAIALIDPQAAVQILVREDSGIDSFESILAAKKPVRIALNQRGTLMAVTGEEVFKVYGITAKDIEGWGGRIQHVDYNAGLEMMKNGQVDIIINMLAFPSGQINSATREMKVKMLGISPEATAKLGAQLGTAAITVPAGTYPFQPQAIPTVTGSVVLFAASEMKNEDAAAIVEGMLKNFDYLKQAHATMARLEPVNLTQTAPLALHPGAEMAYRKAGLIK